The Candidatus Neomarinimicrobiota bacterium genome segment TTCATAATCAAAGAAGTTAAATGATTTTAATCATTGTTTAAAACAGGATTAACCGCCGGATGGTTTTGCGATATGTCCTTTTTTGATCAGAATGCTGACAATTTTATCTCTGTGGTCTCCCTGAATGAGAATTTCCCCATTTTTGACAGATCCGCCAGAGCCACATGATATTTTCAGCTCTTTTCCCAGCGATTTTAAATTAGATTCCGTCCCTTTAAAACCTGAAACAATTGTTACCATTTTGCCACCACCAAGTTTTCTTCTCATGATTCGGAAGTCCTGTTTGGATGCTGTTTTCTGCTCCGGCTTTTCCTCAGCAGAGTCAGGATCGGTCGAGAAAACGATTTGTGAATTTATTGCCATAATTTTTATCTACAACTTGAATTAAGAACATTCCTATTATTCCCCCATCGTTCTATACAAACGTGGAATAATATTCAGGCTTAAACTAATAAGAAATAGATCCTTTTGAGTTCCAGGATTGAAGGTCTTCGGAAACATAACTGTGGCCGTCCTCAGTAATGGCGATGTAGAAATTTTTCTGTCCTTCCCCTCCGGATAAAAATGATAAGGATACAAAATTTTTGTGTTCCCCAACGCGAACTATAAATTCATATTCTTCTCCCAATGTTACCGGATTTTTGTTTTTCAGCCGATATAGATTCCCGTGACTCGTTAGAATTGCAAAACCCATGATTGGAGGTGCAATGCCAAATGAAAATTGAACCGAGGCGACAATGACTTCCTCACCAGAATTAATCATAGATGGCTCTTTCACTTTTTTCAAAGCAGCTTCAAGCTGGCTTAATAATGCAGGGTCCACCTTACCGACATCGCCTTTAAGTCCTTGAATACCTTGTTCCCCAGGTGGTCCTTGAATACCATCTTTTCCGGGAATTCCCGCTTCGCCCTGGGGACCCGGCTTACCTGTGGGTGTGCAAGAAATC includes the following:
- a CDS encoding translation initiation factor, producing the protein MAINSQIVFSTDPDSAEEKPEQKTASKQDFRIMRRKLGGGKMVTIVSGFKGTESNLKSLGKELKISCGSGGSVKNGEILIQGDHRDKIVSILIKKGHIAKPSGG